From a single Maylandia zebra isolate NMK-2024a linkage group LG3, Mzebra_GT3a, whole genome shotgun sequence genomic region:
- the LOC106676620 gene encoding uncharacterized protein LOC106676620 translates to MNAETINQLLQEKQAAEKLKNQFKSKCHEMIKSEREKDQIVTKLMETFPTLETKWKKNTDIIKQLVQVKQKAEGLKKQLQLQTHESEEKTETIHQLQQLEQAAEILKIQLESKNQQMIKSEREKDEIIQELMKTFPTLVSKWKENTKIINQLQEVKETAEKLKQLEKKNQGKTDSEIINQLQQDKETAKKLKQLQLQGKTDSEIIKQLQQDEETAKKLKQLQLQGETESKIIDQLQEVKDTAENLKKRVESQNWEMLQAEKTRNDESDRKLKELVKQLQHEKKKTEKNLNELVKQLEEEKTEVSRSNLFNFGFRR, encoded by the exons ATGAATGCTGAAACCATCAATCAGCTCCTGCAGGAGAAACAAGCAGCAGAGAAACTGAAGAATCAGTTCAAGTCCAAATGTCACGAG ATGATCAAATCTGAGAGGGAGAAGGATCAAATCGTTACGAAGCTGATGGAAACATTTCCTACACTGGAAACAAAG TGGAAGAAGAACACTGATATCATCAAACAGCTCGTGCAGGtgaaacaaaaagcagaagGCCTGAAgaagcagctgcagctccaAACTCATGAG TCGGAGGAGAAAACTGAAACTATCCATCAGCTCCAGCAGTTGGAACAAGCAGCAGAGATCCTGAAGATTCAGCTGGAGTCCAAAAATCAGCAG ATGATCAAATCTGAGAGGGAGAAGGATGAAATCATTCAGGAGTTGATGAAAACATTTCCTACACTGGTCTCAAAG TGGAAGGAGAATACTAAAATCATCAATCAGCTCCAGGAGGTGAAAGAAACAGCAGAGAAACTGAAGcagctggagaaaaaaaatcag GGTAAGACAGATAGTGAAATCATCAATCAGCTCCAGCAGGACAAAGAAACAGCAAAGAAGCTGAAGCAGCTTCAG CTCCAGGGTAAGACAGACAGTGAAATCATCAAACAGCTTCAGCAGGACGAAGAAACGGCTAAGAAGCTGAAGCAGCTTCAG CTCCAGGGTGAGACAGAGAGTAAAATCATCGATCAGCTCCAGGAGGTGAAAGACACAGCAGAGAATCTGAAGAAGCGGGTGGAGTCCCAAAATTGGGAG ATGCTCCAGGCTGAGAAGACGAGGAATGATGAAAGTGACAGAAAACTCAAAGAG TTGGTAAAGCAGCTCCAGCAcgagaagaagaaaactgagaaaaatctCAATGAG TTGGTAAAGCAGCTCGAGGAGGAGAAAACTGAG GTTTCCCGCAGCAACCTATTTAACTTTGGCTTTCGGAGATGA